In Sphingobacterium sp. R2, the genomic stretch CGATGACCTGAATGGAATAGAGCGTCCGGTATCATTTCCAATAAAATCATTGAATGAAAAAAGAGCTGTCGTCGTACATTCCCTTGCAAAATGGAAAAGAGTACGTTTAAAAGAGCTCGAGATGTTATCTGGCGAAGGCATCGTTACAGATATGAAAGCACTGCGTCCTGATGAAGATTACACGCCTATTCACTCCATCTATGTAGACCAATGGGACTGGGAAAAGGTAATCGATAAAAATCAACGCAATTTGGCTTCGTTAAAGGAAACAGTACTAAAAATTTATGAAGCTTTGCGGTTTACCGAATTAGAGGTTGAAAACAAGTATCCACATATAAAAGCTATTCTTCCAGAAACCATTACTTTTATTTCATCTGAAGACTTGCTGCAAAAATATCCCAACCTAACCGCAAAAGAACGTGAAAATGCCATTACAAAAGAACACGGTGCCGTATTCTTACACGGAATTGGAGGTGCCCTCAGCAATGGCGTAGCTCACGATGGCCGCGCAGCGGATTACGACGACTGGAGTACAGCTAATGAAGCCGGTCACAAAGGACTGAACGGAGATATTCTTGTATGGAACCCAATTTTAAATTCAGCTTTTGAACTCTCATCTATGGGAATTCGCGTTGATAAAATGGCTCTAGCACATCAAATGGAAATCAGGAACTGCACAGAAAAATCAAAACTGACTTTTCACAGCATGCTGCTTAATGATGAATTGCCTGAATCCATGGGCGGAGGTATCGGACAATCCCGCGTCTGTATGTTTATGCTAAAGAAACAGCATATAGGCGAAGTCCAAGTCAGTATATGGGAAGAGGGCAAAAAAGAGTCTTTAAGAAGAGAAGGTATTGATATCTTATAAAACGATACCTATTAAGAATCGACGTGTCACTATCCACATTCCACTTATCCTACAAATAAGCACCCGGTAATTATCTTTTGTAGATCCGTAACCTGGTGTTTATTGTATCGATTAGCTTGGGCCTGGATATTCATCCTATATCTTCTCTGCAGACTGCTAGTATTTCGTATTTTTGTTGAATGCAGTTAAAAGCTATTTTAGACAAATTACATATTTCATCGTTGAATGAAATGCAAGAAAGGGTGCTGGAATCGTATCAGAAGGACCAGGATTTCCTATTACTTTCGCCCACAGGGTCTGGCAAAACTTTAGCCTTTTCATTACTCGTTTTGCAACAATTGAAGATGGAGGTCCGAAAAGTTCAAGTATTAATAGTAGTGCCTACCCGTGAACTTGCTTTACAGATTGAACAAGTGCTGCGCAAGGTAGCGACAGGCCACAAAATCACCTGCGCATATGGTGGACATAGTACACGGATCGAAAAAAATGCCTTCAAGGATGCACCTGGAATTATCATTGGAACACCAGGACGTATAAAACAGCATATTGAAGAGCAAAATTTTGATCCCTCCAACATCCACACTCTTGTGCTTGACGAGTTTGATAAATCATTGGAACTCGGATTCCAGCATCAAATGGATTTTATTATTCAACATATCCCTACGATTAAGTCAAGAATATTAACTTCCGCAACGATGATGGATACGCTCCCACCATTCACACAAATAAAGCAGCCTATTCTTGTTGACTTTCTTCATAACGCGAAACATAACCCGCAGATTACGATTAAAAAAGTAGTTGCTCCCGTTCAGAAGAAATTAGAGGCACTACTTAAGCTCATCTGCAAGATTGGCACAAAAAAAATGATTATCTTCTGCAATCACCGCGATGCAGTAGATCACATTAGTGAACTTCTGGACAATCGCAATATTATCCACGATACCTTTCATGGCGGACTTGAACAGCAGGATCGCGAGCTGGCACTTCTCAAATTCCGAAACCATTCTAATCATGTACTGATCACAACAGACCTTGCTGCAAGGGGATTAGATATTCCAGAAGTTGATGCCATTATACATTACCAGTTGCCGCACAAAGAAGACGACTTTATTCACCGCAATGGACGTACAGCCCGTATGCAAGCGCAAGGTGATGTCTATGTAATCCTCAAACCAGAAGAAATATACCCTTACATTCCAATAGAAATACCTGAGGAAGAATTTCCGGAATTCTATGACCTCCCTCAAAACTCACCATTTGCAACACTTTATATTAGTGCCGGGCGAAAGGATAAGATCAACAAAATTGATATTGTCGGATTTTTGCTCAATTTAGAAGGGATTGAGAAGGATGACATTGGTATTATAGAAGTAAAAGACAAATCGGCCTACGTCGCTGTTAGAAGAAAATTTGCTTCTATTATTATTAATAAAGCCAATGGTCAAAAAATTAAGGGGCGTAAAGTGAAAATTGGACGCACCTAATGACGCACACATAGTCTATTAGAAATCCAAGTATGAATCAAATTTTGGGCTTGCATTTCTTTTTCCAGGAATTTGTGTTATACTATTTCGAATGACGAATTGAGTGACATATGGTTAAAATCAGCCGTTAGCAAAGGCAATATAAGGATAAATAATACGGTAATCTGACTTACTTATTCATGTAAATCTGATGATAGAAAAGTTCGATGATGAGAATAATGAAGGTCGAGTTTAGACGACATATAAAATCGCCAGATAAGCAGTATATATCAATGTAAATAGCTCATCTGGCGATCGAATCCGAAAATATTTAAGGTAGTAATTTTAAAACATTAATCCGCTTAGGTAGAAGACCCCACGATTAATCCAATGCTTTTAAATAACGAAGATACAATTGGACAGCCTCCCGCTTTTTATCTGTTAAATGGAAATCGAGATGCTGTGTTAAATATTTTGAGTAATCGAAGCCTTTAAACTCGGGTAGACCGGCAATAACGTCGGTTGCATGTTCCACACCATACGATAAAGCCTCATTAAATTGTTCCACAAAAGATACTGGAAGCTCTTTATTGCTTACCCATAAAGCGAAAGCGAAGGGCAATCCTGTAAAATTAAACCACTCTTTTCCCAGATCGTAGAGGTATGGAACTGTGTCCTTTTTGCCGAAGGTGCGATCTCCGATTAACACATAAGCATCTGCCTCGACAGATTCGTCCGTGACCAATTCTACTTCTTTCTTCCAATAATTCTTAATCAATATACGGGCTAATCCATTTGATGTACGCGATTGCTTATCCAAACGTAAGGTTTCCACCTCTTCAATAGGTCTATTAGCAAAAATAAATACGGAATCCACGGCACCTTCTGTACCTATACAAAAATCTGTATTAATATAATATTCAGGAAGACTTAATAAAGCAGCTGTCGGGATAATACCGATATCAGCTTCGTTATCAATTACTTTCTGTGCACATGCGCTTGGATAATCGACACTCAAGTCAATCTGCTCCATTATTTTTGATTGACGTATACCGTTCAGAAATGGATACGTATTTGTATACGATACGGCAGAAACTCTAATTTTATTCATCTATCAATGCTTCTAAGTGTGCAATATTGTAATGGTCTACAATCTCAAATTGACCATTATCATACTGCAATTTATATAAAGCAGTATTGGTGTGCGGAAAATCATCCATATAACGGGCCTCTACGCCCGTCATGAGGCAAAGCATGATCCTTAATGCACGTCCGTGCATACATACGAGAATATTCTCTTCGTCTGTCTGAGCAAGCATATGATCCAAAGCGACCCGTTGACGAGCCATCAGCTCATTGGGAGACTCTCCGTTTTCAATACTGACATCCAATTCTCCGTTGCGCCATGCTGCGACTAATTTTTCAAAACCAGCTAACAACTCCGGTGTTTGCTCTTTTCCCTCATAAACTCCCCAGCTTATTTCATCCAATCCAACGAGTTGTTCCCAAGGTACGTTCAAATCAAGAAATCCCTGTACAGTTTGATGCGTGCGCAATAAGGTAGAGGTATATATTTTATCAAAAGGCACGTTACTGTAACGATCAAAGAAAGCCTGAGCTTGCGCTACCCCCATAGTGTTCAGCGGCGAATTAACCCCTCTCCCCTGTACAATGCCTTTTAAATTTAGATCAGTCTGTCCGTGCCGTATAAAATAAAATGTCTTTTTCAAAGTATGAGTCTAGTTATGAATTAACAACAGGTAATGCGTAATAACTTTTCTTTTGGTTACCGTGATCAAACACAACATCTTTATAATCTGTAACCACGTTATACAGTGTATCTCTTTCAATAGGATGACGTCCAACATTTTTTATGAGTTCAACAACTTCTTGGGTGGTCATTCCCGGCTTTTGCTCCTCCGCTCCTGCCATGCTGTATATCTTTGTTGTATCGTCCAGTGTTCCATCGATATCATCTACGCCAAAGGCCAAGGATAGCTGCGCTGTATCTCTTGAAATCATTGCCCAGTAGGCCTTGATGTGATCAAAATTATCCATGTATATCCGAGCAACGGCATAATTTCTCAAGTCCTCTATCACAGATGCTTCTGGAATATGGGACATTTGGTTCCCTTTATTTCTAAATTTCAAGGGAATAAATGTCTGAAAGCCCCCCGTCTTATCCTGCAATTGTCTTAAGCGATCCATGTGATCAACGCGGTGCCAAAACTGTTCGATATGACCATAAAGCATGGTTGCGTTGGTGTGCATACCTAGCTTGTGTGCCTGCTCGTGAATATCTAACCATTGTTCAGCCGTACATTTATCATGCGCGATCTGTACTCTCACTTCTGGATGAAAAATCTCTGCACCTCCTCCCGGCATAGAATCCAACCCACAAGATTGCAAATACTTGAGGCCATCGTAATGGCTCAGTTTTGCCTTCTTAAAAATATAGTAATATTCAACAGGTGTAAGTCCTTTGATATGCAGTTCAGGACGGTGCTCCTTACATCTACGGAAAAAATCGGCGTAAAACTCGAGGTTTTGTTTAGGAACTACACCTCCTGTGATATGAACTTCCGTCACAGGCTCATTGTCATATTTTTTGACAATATCCATCATACCGTCAACCTCCATCTCCCAGCCTTCTGCGCGCTCTTTTATGAGCCTCGAATATGAACAGAACTTACAGTCATAGACACAGACATTGGTCGGCTCGATGTGAAAATTACGATTAAAAAAAGTACGGTCACCATGCCGCTTCTCACGGATATAATTCGCAAGTACACCAAGATACCCCAACTCACCTTTTTCATACAAAAGAACCCCTTCATCAAACGTGATACGCTGCTCCCGCAAAACTTTCTCCGCTATATTTCTCAATTCAACCGCTAAGTTTTTGTCGTTAATCAAGAAATTCAATTTATCCATTGCGTTCATTAAATCTATCTCCTATCTTAAATCAAATGTACCGAAAAGGCTACAAAAGTTATAATAAAAAAATGTGCCAACAACTAATTTGACAAAGCGCTTAAAAAGTGTCCTAGTCTGTAAATTGTTGCATTTCGATTAATTTCCGATACAATCCTTCACGCTGTATCAGCTCACTATGACTACCGATCTCTACAATCTTCCCCGCTTCAATAACAACAATTTTGTCTGCATTCTGAATGGTACTTAAGCGATGCGCAATGACAACTGTTGTTCTATTATCCATTAATTTATAAAGAGAGTCCTGTACCAATTTCTCAGATTCAGTATCCAAAGCCGAAGTTGCTTCATCGAGTAGCATAATTGGCGGATTTTTTAAGACGGCTCGCGCAATACATATGCGCTGACGTTGACCACCTGATAATTTGCCACCCCTATCACCAATATTGGTCTGGTAACCATGCTCCGTTTTTAAAATAAATTCATGTGCATTCGCAATCCGTGCAGCAGCTTCTACTTCCTCCGGACTTGCAGAAACATTGGCAAAAGCAATATTGTTAAAGATCGTATCATTAAACAAAATAGATTCCTGATTCACTACACCGATCATATCCCGTAAAGAATCCTGGTTTAGCGCCCTCAAATCTGTACCATCAAAGAGAATCTGCCCACCCGTAACGTCCATAAATCTCGGAATTAAATCGACTAAAGTCGATTTACCTCCTCCTGAGGGACCTACCAATGCAACGATTTTCCCTTTTTCTATCGTTAAATCAATATGCTGTAAGATTTCTTTGTCTCGGTTATACGAGAAGCTCACCTGGTTAAATACGATACTTTTCTCAAAGCTTTTAACAAGTTTGGCACCCTCGGAATCCTTCACTTCAGTCTTTTCATCAATAAGTTCCAAAACCCGTTCACCCGCGGCAAGACCATTGTGGATACCACTAAAAGAATCCGTTAAAGCTTTTGCAGGACGCATGACCTGTGAAAAAATAGCGATGTAGGCAATAAACTCCGGTGCGGTCAGACTTCTGTCGCCCGAAAGGACCAAATGACCACCATACAGAAGAATAATTGCCACCATAATAACGCCAAGCAATTCAGAAACTGGCGAACTTAACTGTTGCCGCTTAGCCATAGTACGGCCAATATTCGCATAGTGTTCGTTTTCATTATGAAACCTGTCCTTAATAAATGATACTCCATTAAAAGCTTTAATTATTTTGATGCCAGACAACGCTTCATCCAAATAGGATATCATGTTTCCATAAGATTCCTGAGCAGCATGGGCCTGAGTTTTGAGATTTTTAACAATCCTTGCGATAAAAAAACCAGAGATGGGAATAACCAAGAGCGAAAAGAATGTTAATTGTGCTGAAATGTTAAACAGCATGACAATATACGCTATTAGCTGCAAAGGCTCTTTAAAAACAACTTGTAAAGTTCCTGTAACAGAATACTGCACAACTTGTACATCGGAAGCAACCTTCGATACAATATCTCCTTTACGCTGTCCCGTAAAATAGCCAACATGCAGATTCATCACGTTATCAAAAACCGCTCTGCGCAATTTGAGTAAAGTATGAATGCGAAAATTCTCCATGATACGTTGGCAGAAATAACGAAACAGATTGCTGATAAAAACTGAAATTACAATCACAATACACACGTATTTTAACGCGCCATAGGCTCCAAGCTGGTTATTGGCAACACTTGCATAGTAATTAAACCACGCGAGAATGTCGGTATAAGTCTCGGGTTTTACCGCTTCGACGGTCGCATTACCAGCGTTAAATAGTGTATGGAGTAATGGAGCAAGCAATGCTAAATTTAATGTACTAAAAATAACCGTGATCAGCGTGAAAATTACATATGGGATTGCAAATTTCTCAATGGGTTTAGCAAACGATAAGAGCCTAAAATATGTTTTCATTTAATTTCAACTTAGACAAACTACTCTTCAAAAAAATAGTAACTCGTCGATCTCTCCTCTTCCTTTCAGATTTTTATGGAGGAAATTGAACAAAAATAACAAATTAATCAACAAAAGCAGCCATCGTGTTAAGGGACTATAAAATTGTTGCATCGAAAAAACAAAGCAATTAACCTGTACGCTTTGAAAAATCGATAAAAAAATCTCATTTTAATGGATAATTTCCTAATTTAGCCTTATTAAAACACCATATTTAGTAAAATAAAATGCGAATAGACGTTGCCAAAAGATTGCAGCACACCGAGGAATATTATTTCTCCAAAAAATTAAGAGAAATAGACGAGCTAAATAAACAGGGTGCGCGTGTAATCAACCTAGGAATCGGAAGTCCAGATTTGCCACCGCATCCGGAGGTAATCGAGACATTAAGTACGAATGCCCAACTCCCAAATGCGCATGGCTATCAAAATTATAAAGGTGCTCCTGACCTACGACAAGCCGTTGCGGATTGGTATCAACGTTATTATCAGGCAACTTTTAATACAAATTCAGAAATACTCCCCTTAATTGGATCAAAAGAGGGAATTGTGCACATCTGCATGACTTATCTTCAAGAAGGAGACCAAGCGCTTATCCCCAATCCTGGATACCCTGCTTACGCTGCAGCCGTACGGCTGAGTGGTGCTGAAGCGATTACCTATAACCTAACGGAAGAGAAGAATTGGCTTATTGATTTGGATGAACTCAGAAAACAGGATTTGTCAAAAGTTAAATTGATGTGGATAAACTATCCCCATATGCCAACTGGGGCCTCTGCGCCTGATGTATTTTATCAGGAGCTGATTCAATTTGCCAAAACGCACAACATACTGATTTGCCACGACAATCCATACAGCTTTATTCTTACAGATACGCCAAGAAGCATTATGAGCATACCGGGTTCGAAAGACGTGGCCATTGAATTAAATTCCCTGAGCAAATCTTCCAATATGGCCGGATGGCGCATTGGTGTGCTCGTCGGTGCCGAAGAACATATAAATCAAGTGCTGCGTTTCAAAAGCAACATGGACTCAGGTATGTTTTTACCTGTTCAGCTGGCGGCTGCAAAAGCCTTACAACTTGATGCATCCTGGTATACCGATCTAAACAAAATTTACGCCGAAAGACGGCAACAGGTTTATGAAATTATGGATTTGCTTGACTGCTCCTATCAAAAAGACCAGGTAGGCCTCTTTGTCTGGGCCCGTATACCTGAAAAATATAAAGATGGGTATGCGCTAAGCGACGCTGTTTTGGAGAAATCAAGGGTGTTCATCACACCTGGCGGAATTTTCGGAGATAAAGGCGATGAATATATCCGCATCAGTCTCTGCGCTACAGTAGCGGTACTCAAAGAATCAATACAGCGCATTCAAGATAATTTCTAACCCTTATAATGTCTGGGAGGCCTAAAAGCATAGAAATTTAATTAGTATAATTTATCAACAAACAACCACGGTGTAGGTGTTCCTGTATAACCCTTGAACAAAAATACGCTTAATATAATTGTTTACATATGAACATTGCCATTGTAGGCGTAGGCTTGATCGGCGGCTCGGCTGCCATTCGCCTAAAAGAAACAAAATTCTGCGACAAAATCATCGGTGTAGATAAAAGTCAGAAGAACTTAGATAAAGCAATGCATATCGGCTTCATTGACGAAACAGCAAGCTTAGAAGATGCGATTAAGCGGTGTAAAGTATTGGTGCTCACAATCCCTGTTGATGCCATTTTAGATGTTGTTCCTCAAATTTTGGATCTGGTCACCGATCAGGTCGTCATTGATATGGGATCAACGAAAATAAACATTCTCAATAAAATTAAGAATCATCCTAACAGGGGGCGTTATGTAGCAGCCCATCCCATGGCCGGAACAGAATATTCAGGACCAGAAGCAGCTGTAGCCGGCTTGTTCAAAGGCAAAATGATGGTATATGTCGAAGCATTTAAAACCGATGAGGATGCGTTTGAGATCGCCGATGCCATCACCGACCAATTGGAGATGCGCAGCTGTTTTATGAATGCCGATGAACACGATGTACATACCGCTTATGTATCCCACATCTCCCATCTCACTTCTTTTGCACTTGCCTTAACAGTATTGGAAAAAGAAAAATCTCAGGGACGTATCTTTGAACTGGCGGGCTCCGGATTTGAATCTACGGTTCGTCTGGCCAAAAGTTCGCCCGATATGTGGACACCGATTTTCAAGCAGAATCGAGAAAACGTACTCGAAGTGCTCGAAGAGCATATCAAGCAGCTTCAATCCCTGCATGACGCTATTGCTACAGAGGATTATGACAAATTACACAAACTCATTACCCGTTCCAATAAGATAAAAAGGATTATTAAATAAGGGTTTATCACTAGAAACAGTACGCGTAAACAAGGCCCTACTCAGGTCGGCCTTGTTTATTCATCTTCCAATTCATTGAACTTATCCAAGTCGGCTCTCGCTCCGACAGCATCACCCAATTTTTCGCGAATTGCGGCACGATAAGAATACAAATCAGAATAATATGGATTCAGATCGATCGCTTTGGAATAATCTGCCAGGGCTCCCTCAAAATTCTCGAGCTTTTCATTCAGATCGGCTCGCAATGAATATACATAAAAATCTTCCGGATTGAGACTAACAAGACGGTCAAAATCCAGTAATGCTTCCTTAAAATTACCCAACCGCTCGAATAAAGAGGCTCTTTCTTCATACACAATCGACGAATGACCATCTATTTCTTCTGCCTGAGCATAGTCTTCCAAAGCTGTTTGGTAATTGCGGTAAGATTCAAAAACTTTTGCGCGAAATATATAAGCAGCAGATCGGTTCTTATCAAGAGCGATGGCCTGATTAAAATCAGACAATGCCAATTCAAAACAGGTCAATTTCAGGTATAAACTCCCCCTGAAAACAAAAAGACTGCTATCGCTACCGCCAGCTTCAACAATTGCACACGAATAAAGATTGATGGCCTTTAGATAGCTATAGGAATGAACATATTCAAGACCCAGCCCATTTATTTCGTCCTTACTTAGCTGTTGAGATTTTGATTCCAGCTCCTGAATAACCAAATTTTCAGCTTCGAAATAAGTCAATTCAGCCTGATTTTCCTGCCATTCCAATACACTATGGTAATTAAAATCTAGTCTCTTCGCAATCTGATAATCATAAAACGCCCCCTCATCTTCCTCGATCTGCCTATAGATTAAACAACGGCTGGCATAGAAGAATGGTTCTTCTGGAAAGTGCTCGATAGCATTTGTGAACGTTGCAACGGCTTTATCATAATTGCCTATCTTAACATAATAAAGTCCCAAATAACTATAGGCGAGCGCATGATGAGTTAAATCAATAGCCTCCTCAAACAATGCTACAGGATTACCATTCTCAAGGATACCTATATTAAACCCTTGCAAGAGGCATCGAAGAGCATGATCTCCCAATTCAGCAAGCCAATCAGACGGAAAAGACGGACAAGATTGAGGAAAAAATGACGCAATGGGCAAAAAAGAGAACTTAGCAAGAAGGATGGGTACTGGCAGTGTAAAATCTGATTCTACAAAAGTATTGTTTTGAAGAATAACAGCTAAATTCGAAAACATATGCTTCATACTCAAAACTAAGTTAAATTTCATTACAAACGAAATTTAACAATCGATCAACAGCTATATTTACTTAAGCTTATCGTTTACCTCGCCTGTTAAGTACAAATATTTATAACGGATAATATCTCTTGAATTGGTAAAACGGATTAATTTTTCCTTCTTGAAAACATAATTCGACACCTTTTCTTCCATCAAACGCAAAAATTCGACAAATTCAGCAAAAAAGTTCTGACGCTCGAGTGGTGTAAACTGGCTGTTCTTAACAATCCAGAAGAATTGCTCCTCATTCACGTGGAAGGAAACCTCATTGTGCTTCTCTTTTCGAAAAATAAAGATTGGATCATTTTCCTGGTTAATAAATAGAGCAAAGCCAGTATTTCCACCATCCAGATTAACGACAAAAGCAGAAAAATAGACAGTACCGATCTGTAAACTTTCCAGACAAATTAATTTATGCAACATCAGGTTGACAATTAGATCACCTAAAATTATTAAGTTTTTATTTAAAAACAAAAAAAGCTCACAAAATATTGTGAGCTTTTTGTAATTAGAGTAAAATTTACTAGAAGGTAAATTTTACCGATGCGTTCCAAGTTCTACCCTGTCCGATTAAAACGAAATTGGATGTATCTATACCATTCCAAGAATTGTTAATATCTGTAACCAAGTTGCTGGATGTTGCTTCAGAAATATAAAACTTATTCAACACATTATTCATGTTAACACGGAAACTTATGTCGTTCTTGTCACTCACCTGAAGATGGTAAGAAAGACCTGCGTCCAAAAGATTAAAAGACGGTAATTTCAGATAGCGACCATAAGTTTGCCCATCGATTACTTCTCTACGATAATTCGATGCATACAAACGCTCATAGTATCTGTAATTTGCATCTACAGATAGCCCCTTAAACACTTTATATTTAGCACCAAATCCATAAGAAGTTTGTGCCGCATTACCAACATGTTCACCGGTTAAGTTAACCTGAGAACGTCCCAATTCGACGCGGTTATCGTTACGTACAACCGAGTTTACTGCACCATCGTATTTCCAGTCACCTATCGATAAAAATCCTGTTAGGCTTAATTTTTCGATTGGGCGGGCCTCAAAATCAACTTCTACCCCTCTATGCACCTGTTTTACACCGTAATTTGTTGTATATAAGTAGGCACCTCCGACTAAAATACCAGGATCATTTGTTGGATTGTATTTTTTCACATCATCAGCCGTCGCTAAACTTGAGCTTCCAGTAACACGATTTTCCCAGGTTGTGCGGTAAACATTGACGTTCACATCCAAAAATCGAGAGGCAAACTTATAGCCAGCTTCTAAACCCAGGATTTTTTCATTTTCGGCATTTTCATTGATATCATTTGCATAATTCATGAAAATATTGTTTTGATAAGGCTGACGGGAATAATACCCTGCATTACCAAAAATACTATGATGCCCCAAGGTATAACTTACACCACCTTTCGTATTGTATCCAAAGTTGTTCACGTCTTTAGAATCCTCATTACCCGGGGTGTATTGAAAATAATCAGAACGTTTGTTTTGCTGTTCAGAAACCGATCCTTGAAAAAATGCCGTAAAGCCATCTTTGGCATATTCCAATTGACCAAACAGACCTCCATAACGGATGTATTGGTTGTAATCCCAAGCTAAACGTTCATCACGCGAATCAGGTTTGCTGGAGAATGCTTTCCAAGGATTTGTTGAGTATGTATTGGTAACCAATGGCTTATTAGGAAAATTAACATTACCCCCCAATACAACACCATTTGTATTTCCAAGAGGATCAGTCAATTTGCGATAATGTGTACCCTTATAATCCCTTACATCAAAACCCACATTGAAATTTAAGGATTCCGAAAGTTTACGGTTATAGTTAGAAACTATACCAAACCATTGGTGATTGTTCACATCGGCAGCTAAGTATTTACCTGTATTGTATTTATCACTGCGCAAAGATTGCCCCCCACCTGCTGCTAAAGAAGCGTATACAACGGTAGATAAAGATGATTTATCGTCGATCGTCCAGTCCCAGTTTAAGTTGGCGACAGGCTTATGATAAAAATTCTTCTGCGCATTCATCATCACGCCATTTGCATCCTTAT encodes the following:
- a CDS encoding tetratricopeptide repeat protein, yielding MKFNLVLSMKHMFSNLAVILQNNTFVESDFTLPVPILLAKFSFLPIASFFPQSCPSFPSDWLAELGDHALRCLLQGFNIGILENGNPVALFEEAIDLTHHALAYSYLGLYYVKIGNYDKAVATFTNAIEHFPEEPFFYASRCLIYRQIEEDEGAFYDYQIAKRLDFNYHSVLEWQENQAELTYFEAENLVIQELESKSQQLSKDEINGLGLEYVHSYSYLKAINLYSCAIVEAGGSDSSLFVFRGSLYLKLTCFELALSDFNQAIALDKNRSAAYIFRAKVFESYRNYQTALEDYAQAEEIDGHSSIVYEERASLFERLGNFKEALLDFDRLVSLNPEDFYVYSLRADLNEKLENFEGALADYSKAIDLNPYYSDLYSYRAAIREKLGDAVGARADLDKFNELEDE
- a CDS encoding TonB-dependent receptor, producing MKKSLLFFALVFASYGAVQGQTANTGSVSGVVKEATGQTVKGATIKITHIPSGQVVSGSADAQGKFQISNLQEGGPYKVEVTYIGETPVVFENIMLKSEESLNINPIFTAGSSTNLDEVVVVGHGVIDIAAGRKTPIAVSTIRKQDLEERVGAQDITSALANTPSVYITGQAKGFGESSMTTRGFDQSNTAFLLNGQPINGMDNGSVYWSNWSGLTDIASLVQIQRGLGSSKLAISSVGGTVNYVTQSTAMKEGGFVRTTVGNDMFMKATVGYNTGLMKNGFAVSAMFTQWSGNGYMDHTEGAGQSYFLSVGYKANEKHNLNFMVTGAPQWHNQGYTSKLSNYLANGRRYNDNYKDANGVMMNAQKNFYHKPVANLNWDWTIDDKSSLSTVVYASLAAGGGQSLRSDKYNTGKYLAADVNNHQWFGIVSNYNRKLSESLNFNVGFDVRDYKGTHYRKLTDPLGNTNGVVLGGNVNFPNKPLVTNTYSTNPWKAFSSKPDSRDERLAWDYNQYIRYGGLFGQLEYAKDGFTAFFQGSVSEQQNKRSDYFQYTPGNEDSKDVNNFGYNTKGGVSYTLGHHSIFGNAGYYSRQPYQNNIFMNYANDINENAENEKILGLEAGYKFASRFLDVNVNVYRTTWENRVTGSSSLATADDVKKYNPTNDPGILVGGAYLYTTNYGVKQVHRGVEVDFEARPIEKLSLTGFLSIGDWKYDGAVNSVVRNDNRVELGRSQVNLTGEHVGNAAQTSYGFGAKYKVFKGLSVDANYRYYERLYASNYRREVIDGQTYGRYLKLPSFNLLDAGLSYHLQVSDKNDISFRVNMNNVLNKFYISEATSSNLVTDINNSWNGIDTSNFVLIGQGRTWNASVKFTF
- a CDS encoding prephenate dehydrogenase, which codes for MNIAIVGVGLIGGSAAIRLKETKFCDKIIGVDKSQKNLDKAMHIGFIDETASLEDAIKRCKVLVLTIPVDAILDVVPQILDLVTDQVVIDMGSTKINILNKIKNHPNRGRYVAAHPMAGTEYSGPEAAVAGLFKGKMMVYVEAFKTDEDAFEIADAITDQLEMRSCFMNADEHDVHTAYVSHISHLTSFALALTVLEKEKSQGRIFELAGSGFESTVRLAKSSPDMWTPIFKQNRENVLEVLEEHIKQLQSLHDAIATEDYDKLHKLITRSNKIKRIIK